A segment of the Maylandia zebra isolate NMK-2024a linkage group LG2, Mzebra_GT3a, whole genome shotgun sequence genome:
GAAAACAAACCATAGCTTGATTTTAACCGCTATGGATGGGGGGACGCCGCCAAAATCCGCAAATCTGAGCCTTACTATAAAGGTTCTTGATAACAACGATAACAGACCAGTATTTTCTCAAGAGGTTTATTCCGTTACATTGCAAGAAAATGCCCCATTAGACAAGACTATAATCAAAGTCCAAGCAACAGATCTAGACGAGGGTATTAACGGGGACGTCGAGTATACTTTTGGGGGTGATATTACTTCCAGTGTGTTGCGACTATTTACTTTAGACAGACTCACGGGAGAAATTCGAGTTATCGGAGAAATTGATTATGAGACagccagtgtttacaatttagaTGTCCAAGCCTCAGACAAAGGTCAGCCGCCGATGACGACTGACTGTAGAATTATAATAAAGATTCAAGATGTCAATGACAATAAACCAGAAATAGAAGTGACTTCAATATCCAGCATAGTCCCAGAGGACTCAAAACAGGGTACCGTGGTCGCTCTCATTACTGTTACAGATGCTGATTCTGGTTTAAATAGCAAAGTCATATGTCATCTAACAGAAAATGTACCATTTGAATTAAAACCgtcatttaaagaaaacatgtacTCGTTAGTAACAAAAGAATCACTAGATAGGGAAACTGTGTCACATTATGACATTTCAATAACAGCTACAGACTGTGGTGAGCCGCCTCTTTCCACCTTTAAAAAGTTCAACATTCAGGTGTCAGATGTGAACGATAATATTCCGGAGTTCTCACATAATCCACTAGAATTATACTTGACGGAAAATAACGCGGCTGGCGCGTCAATATTCTCTGTCAGTGCATTTGATAAAGACTGCAATGAAAATGCAGCAGTATCCTATCAAATACTCAGGGGGGGAGCTGGCCGCAATGTTATAGCATCCTTTGTGAATATACATCCCGAAAGCGGACAAATTACTGCGCTGAACAGTTTTGATTTTGAAACGATGAAAACTTTCCAGTTCCAAGTTGTTGCCTCAGATTCTGGAACTCCGTCACTAAGCAACAATGTCACAGTCAACGTCTTCATCCTGGATCAGAACGACAACGCTCCAGTCATCCTGTATCCACTCAGCTCCAACGGTTCTGCTcaaggtgtggaggagattccCCGAAACGTCAACGCAGGATACTTGGTGACTAAAGTCAGAGCCTATGACGCTGATATAGGATATAACGGCTGGTTGCTCTTTTCCCTCCAGGAAGTTACTGACCACAGTCTCTTTGCTTTGGACCGCTATACAGGACAGATCAGAACACTTCGCTCATTCACAGAGACAGACGAGGCTGAGCATAAACTACTCATACTGGTCAAAGACAACGGCAACGTTTCTCTCTCAGCAACAGCTACTGTGATTGTCAAACTTGTGGAGCCCAAAGAGGCTTTTGCAGCTTCTGATGTTAAAAGTGCAGCAAAAGATGTTGAGGATAGTAATGTCATATTTTACCTCATGATATCTTTGGGCGCAGTTTCTGTACTTTTTCTCATCAGCATCATCGTGCTGATTGCGATGCAGTGCTCCAAATCCACAGACTATACTTCTAAATATCTGCCAGAGACTAATTATGATGGGACACTGTGTCACAGCATCCAGTACAGATCAGGAGAGAAGCGGTACATGCTAGTTGGACCCAGAATGAGTATAGGATCTACTATAGTACCAGGAAGCCATGCAAATACTCTCGTGCTTCCTGATAGGAGACGTCCTTCTGAAGAGGTAAGACCTTAACACCCTTTTGTaaaagcattttccctttccgtTATCGGCTTGCTTTACAATATCAGTTATAATGGCAGCAAGTAGCATAATGGTGCAGTGGTTCGCGCTATTActtcaaagaaagaaagtttgGGTTTGTCTGGCTGGGTGGAGTTTGTACGCTTCCCGAGCCACTCTGTTCAATGTGCTATGTTTTcttgctgtttctttttagatcACATTCACTGATAAGCTAGAAAGCCATACATgtacaaataataatattaatagtaataataatagtaataataataatcgttTGTAGTTTTGCGAACTATTCGCTGCCCTTGGtgctgattgtttttttttccctttcttttttttttttctttgagcaTGTGTTGGGTGCCTTTACTGTCTCTCTTGGTAGTTGTTTATATGCTACTTTTTGCGATTAAAGTTCTGTGGGAGATCCTGTGATCGCTATCCATGGTGCCAAAAACTATCAGGCTATCAGGTGAAGGAATGTTAAAGAAACACAATGATTGATTAATGACATTATCTGTTGGAGCAAGTTATCAGCAAGTTTTTATGGGGTAAATCGAGAGAAAGAGGGAAGAGactagaaaatgttaaaatactaaatttatATTTGTTGTTCGAGAGCCAGTCAACTTTAATTCAGTTCTCAAGCCTAAAAGAGGATTCAatcaatgggaaaaaaaaaaaaaaaaaaaaacagcatatgaGGTTCTTTCTCAGCACAGCCTCTGGGTGTCACTATGAAATCAGAAAACCTTTAAGAACATTGTCCCTCCCCTTGCAAACCCTTTGTCTGAGCTGAGCAAAGCACTTGGACCAAATATACCAGCCGACAAAACCCTGTTGTTGGTTTTGTAAATATGTGGCGGTAAGCGAGTCGGTTATTGCTCTTGGCATTAACAGCTCCTGTGGATTTATATGCTGTTGAAAAATGATGGAGACTCCAACAAGTCACTACTCCCGGTTTGCCTTTTATTTGGCGTTGATGCTATTTTCCGGAAGAGAAGCTTTGGCTCAAATAAGATATTCTGTTGCAGAGGAGGTGGACGATGGCACTGTTGTTGGAAATGTTGCGAAGGATCTCGGGCTTGATGTAACCTCTTTGGGTGACCGACGGTTCCGTGTTGTCTCTGGAAGTGAGGACAGTATTTTTGAGGTAAACCAGAATAGTGGGGCATTGTATGTCAGTAATCATATCGATAGAGAGGAACTCTGTCAGGGCAGCGGTGCTTGCCGCATGGAGGTAAAAATTCTTGTAGAGAACCCTTTGGAAATACACTACATAATCGTAGAAATTACTGACATAAATGATAATTCTCCTAGTTTTCCTGCAAGAGAGCAGACATTTGAAATAGCTGAACAAACACTGCCAGGGAAGAGATTTCAGCTGCACACTGCTCGCGATCCCGATGCTGGATTAAACTCTATTCGTACATATACTATAACCTCAAATGAACATTTTGAAGTAAATATCCGTCAAAGTGATGCAGGAAAGGTACCGTTTTTAGTGCTTAAGAAATCACTAGATAGAGAACAAAATAATGAACACAAGCTAGTGATGACAGCTGTCGATGGAGGAAAACCTCCAAGATCAGGCACATTAAATGTTACCATAACTGTTCTGGACAGTAATGACAATCGTCCAATATTTAGTCAGGAGATTTATCACTTGTCTATAAAAGAAAACATACCCGTCGGTGCATCAGTATTTAGAATGAATGCGACAGATTATGATGACGGTACTAATGGAGAAGTTGAATATACTCTCGGAAAAACTTTATGGCAGAAAGTTTATGATATTTTTGAACTGGACAAAATAAGTGGAGAAATTACGGTCAAAGGAGTAGTGGACTATGAAGAAAACAACGTGTATGAACTGGATGTTGAGGTATCGGATAAAGGAACGCCTCCATTGATGGGCGAGTGTAGACTAATTATAAAAGTACTAGATGTCAACGATAACCCGCCTGAAATCGAAGTTACATCACTTTCAAACACAGTGCCTGAAGATTCCAAGCTTGGCACCGTTATTTCACTTCTTAGTGTGAAAGACAAAGACTTCGGTGTGAATGGAAAAATAATATCAAGCATTATTAATGAAGTCCCTTTTGAATTAAAACCTTCTTATAAGGAAAACACATACTCAGTGGTAACTAAGGATGTTTTGGATCGAGAGGTGGTGTCCCATTatgaaataacaataaaagcCACCGACTGCGGTGAACCTCCACTATCTACTTTTAAAACTCTGCGCATTGAGATATCAGACGTAAATGACAACAGTCCACATTTCAAACAAAATCCTTTAGAGTTTTATCTCGTAGAAAACAACGCTGCTGGAAAGTCTATATTTTCTGTAAGCGCTTCAGACAATGACTTAAATGACAATGCAGCCATTTCATATCACATTATGAGAGAGGGGAGCCAAAATGACGTTATGTCATCCCTGAATATAAACAGTGATAATGGACAAATCACTGCGCTGAAAAGTTTTGACTTTGAAACGCTGAAAACTTTCCAGTTCCAAGTCGTTGCCTCAGATTCTGGAACTCCGTCATTAAGCAACAACGTCACAGTCAACGTCTTCATTCTGGATCAGAACGACAACGCTCCAGTCATCCTGTATCCACTCAGCTCCAACGGCTCTGCTcaaggtgtggaggagattccCCGAAACGTCAACGCAGGACACTTGGTGACTAAAGTCAGAGCCTATGACGCTGATATAGGATATAACGGCTGGTTGCTCTTTTCACTGCAGGAAGTGACTGACCACAGTCTCTTTGCTTTGGACCGCTACACAGGACAGATCAGAACACTTCGCTCATTCACAGAGACAGACGAGGCTGAGCATAAACTGCTCATACTGGTCAAAGACAACGGCAACGTTTCCCTCTCAGCAACAGCTACTGTGATTGTCAAACTTGTGGAG
Coding sequences within it:
- the LOC101465246 gene encoding protocadherin alpha-3 isoform X40 — its product is MMETPTSHYSRFAFYLALMLFSGREALAQIRYSVAEEVDDGTVVGNVAKDLGLDVTSLGDRRFRVVSGSEDSIFEVNQNSGALYVSNHIDREELCQGSGACRMEVKILVENPLEIHYIIVEITDINDNSPSFPAREQTFEIAEQTLPGKRFQLHTARDPDAGLNSIRTYTITSNEHFEVNIRQSDAGKVPFLVLKKSLDREQNNEHKLVMTAVDGGKPPRSGTLNVTITVLDSNDNRPIFSQEIYHLSIKENIPVGASVFRMNATDYDDGTNGEVEYTLGKTLWQKVYDIFELDKISGEITVKGVVDYEENNVYELDVEVSDKGTPPLMGECRLIIKVLDVNDNPPEIEVTSLSNTVPEDSKLGTVISLLSVKDKDFGVNGKIISSIINEVPFELKPSYKENTYSVVTKDVLDREVVSHYEITIKATDCGEPPLSTFKTLRIEISDVNDNSPHFKQNPLEFYLVENNAAGKSIFSVSASDNDLNDNAAISYHIMREGSQNDVMSSLNINSDNGQITALKSFDFETLKTFQFQVVASDSGTPSLSNNVTVNVFILDQNDNAPVILYPLSSNGSAQGVEEIPRNVNAGHLVTKVRAYDADIGYNGWLLFSLQEVTDHSLFALDRYTGQIRTLRSFTETDEAEHKLLILVKDNGNVSLSATATVIVKLVEPKEAFAASDVKSAAKDDEDSNVIFYLMITLGAVSVLFLVSIFVLIAMQCSKSTDYTSKYLPETNYDGTLCHSIQYRSGEKRYMLVGPRMSLGSTIVSGSHANTLVLPDRRRPSEEPKAPNSDWRYSASLRAGGVMQSSVHMEESSVMQGAQGVLVQNWPTASSAADGEGGEVSPPMGAGVDSNSWHFRYGPGGPGAPPQHLKPGEVPPEAFIIPGSPAIISIRQNQGGEDDKSDFITFGKKEEAKKKKKKKKEKKDKKDKGKDDGDE
- the LOC101465246 gene encoding protocadherin alpha-2 isoform X41 translates to MITWPYPLVFAALFCCVQVILAQIKYLTPEDVKVGAIIGNVAKDLGLDVGTLISRRFRIVSGAQGTLFEVNPNNGALYVHENVDREQLCDRNVACLLDLKIVVENPLEVHYVTVEIIDTNDNRPSFTEKEKVIEIAETTLPGARFQLPGARDRDVGVNAVQIYKLSQNDHFHLEIRDRGEDKIPFLVLQRNLDRERKTNHSLILTAMDGGTPPKSANLSLTIKVLDNNDNRPVFSQEVYSVTLQENAPLDKTIIKVQATDLDEGINGDVEYTFGGDITSSVLRLFTLDRLTGEIRVIGEIDYETASVYNLDVQASDKGQPPMTTDCRIIIKIQDVNDNKPEIEVTSISSIVPEDSKQGTVVALITVTDADSGLNSKVICHLTENVPFELKPSFKENMYSLVTKESLDRETVSHYDISITATDCGEPPLSTFKKFNIQVSDVNDNIPEFSHNPLELYLTENNAAGASIFSVSAFDKDCNENAAVSYQILRGGAGRNVIASFVNIHPESGQITALNSFDFETMKTFQFQVVASDSGTPSLSNNVTVNVFILDQNDNAPVILYPLSSNGSAQGVEEIPRNVNAGYLVTKVRAYDADIGYNGWLLFSLQEVTDHSLFALDRYTGQIRTLRSFTETDEAEHKLLILVKDNGNVSLSATATVIVKLVEPKEAFAASDVKSAAKDVEDSNVIFYLMISLGAVSVLFLISIIVLIAMQCSKSTDYTSKYLPETNYDGTLCHSIQYRSGEKRYMLVGPRMSIGSTIVPGSHANTLVLPDRRRPSEEPKAPNSDWRYSASLRAGGVMQSSVHMEESSVMQGAQGVLVQNWPTASSAADGEGGEVSPPMGAGVDSNSWHFRYGPGGPGAPPQHLKPGEVPPEAFIIPGSPAIISIRQNQGGEDDKSDFITFGKKEEAKKKKKKKKEKKDKKDKGKDDGDE